One window of the Eucalyptus grandis isolate ANBG69807.140 chromosome 8, ASM1654582v1, whole genome shotgun sequence genome contains the following:
- the LOC104416907 gene encoding LOW QUALITY PROTEIN: 1-aminocyclopropane-1-carboxylate synthase 3-like (The sequence of the model RefSeq protein was modified relative to this genomic sequence to represent the inferred CDS: inserted 2 bases in 2 codons), producing MRPMLSGKATCNSHGQDSSYFLGWEKYEKNPYDQTRNSQGIIQMGLAENQLSFDLLESWLXENQDIAGFKRNGXSIFRELALFQDYHGLPEFKKALAQFMEEIRGNKVSFDPNKIVLTAGATSANETLIFCLAEKGDAILIPTPYYPGFDRDLKWRTEAEIVPIHCTSSNGFKITARALERAYQEAQNRNLKVKGVLVTNPSNPLGTTMTQAELDLLMDFIIEKQIHLVSDEIYSGTVFSSPNYTSIMEVLSKYEKAEVWDRVHVVYSLSKDLGLPGFRVGAIYSNNDSIVAAATKMSSFGLVSSQTQYFLSALLSDKKFTKNYISENKKRLKKRHASLVSGLQNAGISCLESNAGLFSWVDMRHLLKSNTFKAEMELWEKIVYDVKLNISPGSSCHCSEPGWFRVCFANMTEETLEIAIQRIKAFVESVSRGHDKAIGGQKCLNINLRKKFSKWVFRLSFHDREAGER from the exons atGAGGCCAATGTTGTCAGGGAAAGCCACATGCAATTCTCACGGCCAGGATTCGTCCTACTTCCTGGGATGGGAAAAATACGAAAAGAATCCCTACGACCAAACCCGGAATTCTCAGGGCATCATTCAGATGGGTCTCGCTGAGAATCAG CTCTCGTTTGATCTTCTTGAATCATGGC TCGAAAATCAAGACATAGCCGGGTTCAAGAGAAATG AGTCCATATTCAGAGAGCTCGCGCTGTTCCAGGATTATCACGGCCTTCCCGAGTTCAAGAAA GCATTAGCGCAATTCATGGAGGAAATCAGAGGAAACAAAGTGAGCTTTGACCCCAACAAGATAGTTCTGACTGCGGGTGCGACTTCTGCGAACGAGACTCTCATATTCTGCCTCGCCGAAAAGGGCGACGCCATTCTTATCCCCACCCCATATTACCCGGG ATTTGACAGAGACCTAAAATGGAGAACAGAAGCAGAGATTGTGCCAATACACTGTACAAGCTCCAATGGCTTCAAAATCACTGCTCGTGCTCTCGAACGAGCTTATCAAGAAGCCCAAAATCGTAACCTCAAAGTCAAAGGTGTCCTCGTCACCAACCCGTCGAACCCGCTCGGCACAACAATGACCCAAGCCGAGCTCGACCTCCTCATGGATTTCATTATTGAGAAGCAAATCCATCTTGTCAGCGACGAGATTTACTCGGGCACCGTTTTTAGCTCTCCAAACTACACAAGCATCATGGAGGTTCTTTCAAAGTACGAGAAAGCCGAGGTTTGGGATAGGGTCCACGTCGTGTACAGCCTCTCCAAGGACCTCGGCCTCCCAGGCTTTCGGGTCGGAGCTATTTACTCGAACAACGACTCGATCGTCGCTGCGGCAACCAAGATGTCAAGCTTTGGGCTCGTCTCGTCCCAGACTCAGTACTTCCTCTCCGCGCTCCTCTCGGACAAGAAGTTCACCAAGAACTACATCTCCGAGAACAAGAAGAGGCTGAAGAAACGGCATGCGTCGCTCGTCTCGGGCCTCCAGAACGCCGGCATAAGCTGCCTCGAGAGCAACGCGGGGCTATTCTCCTGGGTCGACATGCGACACCTGCTGAAGTCGAACACATTCAAAGCGGAAATGGAGCTGTGGGAGAAGATCGTGTACGACGTCAAGCTGAACATCTCACCGGGGTCGTCGTGTCACTGCAGCGAGCCAGGATGGTTCCGTGTGTGCTTCGCAAACATGACCGAAGAAACCCTTGAGATTGCCATCCAGCGTATCAAGGCATTCGTCGAATCCGTCTCTAGAGGCCACGATAAGGCTATTGGTGGCCAGAAGTGCCTAAACATAAATTTGAGAAAGAAGTTTTCCAAGTGGGTTTTCCGGCTATCGTTCCACGACCGCGAGGCCGGCGAACGATAG